TCACAGCGGGCCTGCGCTTGTCGCCGGAGGAGATTGTCGATCGGACGCAACGTCAGGTACGCGCAATAGGCCTCCATCTGGCGGTCGACGAATCCGCGGCGGCGCAAGGGTCGTCCCCAGCGTCGCTGGCGCACCAGGCACCACCAGAGGTCGGCGAGCGCGCCATGGTCCCGAGCCGTGTCGTTGATCCATTGAACATAATCTGGGCGGACGAGGGCGCTGAGGAGCTGCGTGTCCAGCGGGCGCAGGGGCCGCCGCTTTAGCGCCTGCTGGTTGAGCGTGTTTCGCCGGTCCGCGGAGAGATCCGTGGATTCGAAATCCAGCCTGTGGCGGGCGAAGAAGTCGCGTTGCCAGCGGCGCTCGGCCCGGCGTTCATCCGGCAGCGTCAGCATCGCGAGGGCGAGTTCGGGCACCAGGAACGGCGACCAGGGTCGAAAGCCGAGTGTGGCGGGCACACGCAGCAGATAGTTGAGTAGGATGATCTTGAAGCGCATGGCCTCGACGACGCGGAAGCGTGCAGCGCGGAGCCGGTCGCGGTGCTGCTCGAAGTAGGCGCCGGCCAGTGTGCCATCGTCGCGCAGCAGGCTCATACGGGCGTCCGCGTGCATGCCGTGGGCGTACCCGAGTCGGGTCAGGTCGGCCGGGCGTTCGAGCGGCTCGATCTCGACGTCTCCAGCCCAGGCGTCGCCGATGATGCCGCTGAGCAGCGCATGCGGGCCGGAGTGCACGGCGGCAATCCGACGATAGAACTCGATCTGGTACATGCCGTGCGCGTGCGTGGCGGGACCGAACAGCGCGTCCCAGTCGTCGAAGTAGCGGTGGAAGTCACCGAGTGGAACCTGCTCCCAGCGTGTGCCGAGGCGCTCGGCCAGCCGGCGGGCGTAGACCACCTCACTGGACTCGGCCTGGCGTGCGGCGAGCCCATAGGTGAAGGAGCGAATGCGGCGCTTGTCGCGCAGCAGGACGTTCAACAGGCGCGAGTCATAGCCGCCGCTGGTGGGGACGATGATGACCCCGTCGACGTTGTGCTCCCATTCACGGACCGCGGCTGTGAGCGCCTCGATGACCTGGTGCTCGTCGCTCGTCCGGCCGAGCCAGCGCTCGACGGGGTCGGGCAGGGCGCACACGTGAAATCGGCCGGATGCATCGAGCGTGAGCCGGCTGGACGCGGGCAGGACCTTCACGTGGCGGATGGGCGTCTGGCCGAACACGGAGTAGCCGAAGCGTAGATAGTTGTTGAAGCCCTCGGGGTGAAACTGCAGGTCGTCGAGGTCGATGACGTCATGAATGTTGTGGCTGGCGCGGGCGGTGCGCTCGTTGTAGAACACGGGTTGTGAGCCGAGCCAGTCGGTTTCGTAAAGCGTAGTCGTGCGTTCGGTGGTGAGTGTCGCGGTCATGGTTTTTCACCCCCGACGCCTACGCACTCCGCGGCCTGGGCGATCGACGCGGGGCTGTGGCGCGGCGCTGCCGGGCGCACGAAGCGTTCATGCCAGAGGAAGATGTTGAGCGCTTCCCAGATACGCGTGGTGTCGTGCCAGGTGAAGCCGTCGCGGGCGCAGCGCTCGACGCCGGCGGATAGCGCCGCTGCGTCGATGAAGCCGCATTCCCGCATGGACCGGCTGCCGCAAACATCGCGGAGGTAATCGCGCACAATCGGGGCGTCGAACCACTCGCGTTCGGCGATGGAGAAGCCGAGCTTGGCTCGCCGGCGGCGGACGGCGTGCGGCACGACATCGGCCGTCGCGGCCCGCAGGATGTGCTTCGTCTCGCGGGCGACCTTGTCCTCGTCGGGCAGCGAGAATGCGAATTGGACGAGGCGGTGGTCGAGCAGGGGGGCGCGCGATTCGACACTGTACGCCATCGTCGCGCGGTCCACGACCCGCAGCACGATTGGCAGGACGCGCTGTGTGAAGGCGGTATGAAGCTCCGTGCCCAGCGGACTTAGACCGTCCAGCGTGGGGACGCGCATGGGCGGGCAGGCGGAACGGATGTCCGGTGTGACGTACGATGTCGTCTGTACCGGTGATGGTGCAGTGCGTTCACCCACGACGCGTCGCGATTGCCACTTCAGCCAGCGCCGCAGGTACGGCGCGCGGGGCAGCTTCGCGAGAAAGATGCGCCACGCAGGTGACCCGACTTCGTCGATGTCCGGGTTGCGCGTGTCGGCGAGGCAGCGCGCGGCCTGCCAGGTGCGCCGCCAGTCGCCGCGGGCAGCATACGTATCCACGGCCGCCTGGGCGAAATACGGGTAGCCGCCCAGCAGCTCATCGCCGCCGTGACCTTCGAGGATGACGCGCGTGCCCTGGCTGGCCACGTGCGCGTACATGATGTGCAGCGCGAGCACGGAGGACGACCAGACCGGCGCCTCCTGGTGCCAGATCAGGTCATCGACGAGCGCCGGCAGGCGGTCCGGCTGCGGGCGGACGAT
This DNA window, taken from Phycisphaerae bacterium, encodes the following:
- the asnB gene encoding asparagine synthase (glutamine-hydrolyzing), with amino-acid sequence MCGILGTYERVVTTEYVEDFRRALALLTHRGPDRTRCWHDGRIILGHTRLAIVDLSDAADQPMADATGRYHLVFNGEIYNYLELRRELATAGDVFRTDSDTEVILAAYQRWGPACLQRFNGMFAFALYDAREHRLFAARDRYGVKPLYYAQADGGFTFASEMKALLALGAAAQPHWPQVGRYLQGWGCDADSATVYTGVASVPAGHYVEVHGRHVRLTRWWDVLEQRIDVPRRFEDRVAEFRNLLTDAVRLRLRNDVPTGVCLSGGMDSSAVYGVARALRAAGQVRSATSGAAKDFRVFSLSHPGSPVDEYPWVERCVRFWHDDEQVSIVRPQPDRLPALVDDLIWHQEAPVWSSSVLALHIMYAHVASQGTRVILEGHGGDELLGGYPYFAQAAVDTYAARGDWRRTWQAARCLADTRNPDIDEVGSPAWRIFLAKLPRAPYLRRWLKWQSRRVVGERTAPSPVQTTSYVTPDIRSACPPMRVPTLDGLSPLGTELHTAFTQRVLPIVLRVVDRATMAYSVESRAPLLDHRLVQFAFSLPDEDKVARETKHILRAATADVVPHAVRRRRAKLGFSIAEREWFDAPIVRDYLRDVCGSRSMRECGFIDAAALSAGVERCARDGFTWHDTTRIWEALNIFLWHERFVRPAAPRHSPASIAQAAECVGVGGEKP